Proteins encoded within one genomic window of Acidithiobacillus sp. AMEEHan:
- a CDS encoding MFS transporter, producing the protein MEFRRVYLRVLRNCCRGHPDAFLGVNAAVLTGYFLVLLNGGAYLPMVPRIIASFGRNILYGVWTQDLYFFAVASAFLVAPWMRQHYDARKALLFCYAIFFLTSALNSWTQNYTVFLDARIVSGLAGGLSIPLSLPLLLRRYRQRTRHYALLIWGLLAVTPFVLGPFLGGWIDDRWGWRWLFLLNLPILLFCFLGIFLWQRPVAKVEKKQMDWWSYALLSSALLLWEMALNLGGKDDWWRSSSIRALAIAGVIIFFVWTLRKIPNRSGALYHFPSIRQSNAIVAALGLFVSAVVFQGLLALFIIHYQLSFHYSARAVGEIFLSMAVPAFFSVALGHCLRGRIDPRFWMGIAMSLLAVSAFWLSSYNLPTTPQSLDQPLALAGLALGGSFAGWTRIGAWGLSATPAEGMMRMLSSLQALGQAMGIPIIIGLWGRRLSLHRHFMVEVQGSNLQAWSRQLSLLSNRLGSLGAEKIFAARVHEQAAMLAFNEMFFLAAWVFLALAFLGLLARRPQPSGESQAETMTAVGLAEP; encoded by the coding sequence ATGGAATTTCGAAGAGTGTACCTGCGGGTGCTTCGCAATTGTTGTCGAGGCCATCCGGATGCCTTCTTGGGCGTCAATGCAGCCGTTCTGACGGGATACTTTCTGGTTCTCCTGAACGGTGGTGCCTACTTGCCCATGGTGCCGCGTATCATCGCTAGTTTTGGCCGCAATATCCTTTATGGCGTGTGGACCCAGGATCTGTATTTTTTTGCTGTGGCCAGTGCTTTTCTCGTCGCGCCCTGGATGCGACAGCATTATGATGCACGGAAGGCTTTGCTTTTTTGTTATGCGATATTTTTTCTTACGTCTGCGCTCAATTCCTGGACGCAAAATTATACAGTATTCCTAGACGCAAGAATCGTTTCCGGCCTCGCTGGAGGGTTGAGTATTCCGCTGTCTTTGCCTCTCCTGTTGCGACGCTATCGACAACGTACCCGCCATTATGCCTTGCTGATCTGGGGTCTCCTCGCCGTTACCCCGTTCGTTCTTGGTCCATTCCTTGGCGGGTGGATTGATGACCGTTGGGGATGGCGCTGGCTGTTTTTGCTGAATCTCCCGATTCTCCTGTTCTGCTTTCTCGGCATTTTCTTGTGGCAGCGTCCAGTGGCAAAAGTGGAAAAAAAGCAAATGGACTGGTGGTCTTATGCCCTTTTGTCATCTGCTCTCCTGCTCTGGGAGATGGCTCTCAATCTTGGTGGCAAGGATGATTGGTGGCGTTCCTCTTCGATTCGTGCGCTGGCCATTGCGGGGGTGATCATCTTTTTCGTGTGGACCCTGCGCAAAATCCCGAATCGCTCCGGGGCTCTATACCATTTTCCCAGTATTCGGCAAAGCAACGCGATAGTGGCTGCCCTTGGGTTATTCGTATCAGCAGTCGTATTCCAGGGGCTGCTGGCACTTTTCATCATTCATTATCAATTGAGCTTCCATTACAGCGCGCGCGCCGTTGGCGAGATATTCCTGAGTATGGCTGTTCCTGCCTTTTTCAGTGTCGCCCTAGGCCACTGCCTGCGCGGTAGAATCGACCCGCGCTTCTGGATGGGGATCGCGATGTCTTTGCTGGCAGTCTCCGCCTTCTGGCTGTCTTCCTACAACCTTCCAACTACTCCCCAAAGCCTGGACCAGCCTCTCGCTCTTGCTGGACTGGCATTGGGTGGAAGCTTTGCCGGTTGGACGCGGATAGGTGCTTGGGGCCTGAGTGCCACACCTGCAGAAGGCATGATGAGGATGCTGAGCTCTCTGCAGGCGCTGGGACAAGCCATGGGCATTCCCATCATCATTGGACTGTGGGGAAGGCGTTTGTCGCTGCACCGCCATTTCATGGTGGAGGTACAGGGCAGCAATCTGCAGGCTTGGAGCAGGCAGCTCAGCCTGCTCAGCAATCGCCTGGGCAGTCTCGGTGCCGAGAAGATATTTGCCGCACGGGTGCATGAGCAGGCCGCCATGCTAGCGTTCAATGAGATGTTTTTTCTGGCCGCTTGGGTCTTCCTCGCCTTGGCGTTCTTGGGCCTTCTCGCCCGGCGCCCGCAGCCCAGCGGTGAGTCGCAGGCTGAGACTATGACGGCGGTCGGGTTGGCAGAGCCATGA